The following coding sequences are from one Nicotiana tomentosiformis chromosome 3, ASM39032v3, whole genome shotgun sequence window:
- the LOC104088096 gene encoding NADP-dependent malic enzyme, chloroplastic isoform X1: MFSLNGSSFTMILRAFFFRQNNSVSGVSRCLTQSPKRMLVPMVVVASVSSNVKPGDRNVSILMENTLKEMKEDAPFIEKDSKSAVSGGVGDVYGEDSATEDQTITPWTHSVASGYSLLRDPNYNKGLAFSEKERDSHYLRGLLPPVVVDQELQVEKLMNNLRQYDVPLQRYIAMMDLQERNERLFYKLLMENVEELLPVVYTPTVGEACQKYGSIFRRPQGLFISLKEKGKILEVLKNWPEKKIQVIVVTDGERILGLGDLGCQGMGIPVGKLSLYTALGGVRPSACLPITIDVGTNNEKLLKDEFYIGLKQRRARGQEYAELLDEFMSAVKQNYGEKVLIQFEDFGNHNAFDLLAKYGTNHLVFNDDIQGTASVVLAGLMSALNLVGGTLAENTFLFLGAGEAGTGIAELIALEMSKQTGAPPEETRKKIWMVDSKGLIVRSRMASLQHFKRPWAHNHEPVKELVNAVKSIKPTVLIGSSGAGKTFTKEVVQAMATFNEKPIIFALSNPTSQSECTAEEAYTWSEGRAIFASGSPFAPVEYKGKVFVSGQANNAYIFPGLGLGLIISGAIRVHDDMLLAASEALAAEVSQENFEKGLIYPPFSNIRKISAHIAAKVAAKAYELGLATRLPQPENLVAYAESCMYSPSYRSYR; this comes from the exons ATGTTCTCATTGAACGGAAGCAGTTTTACG ATGATCTTACGTGCCTTTTTTTTTCGGCAGAACAATTCGGTATCTGGGGTTTCAAGATGTTTGACTCAGTCTCCGAAAAGGATGTTAGTTCCAATGGTGGTGGTGGCGTCTGTGAGCTCAAATGTCAAACCTGGAGACCGGAATGTTAGTATTTTAATGGAGAATACTTTAAAGGAGATGAAGGAAGATGCTCCATTTATTGAAAAAGATTCAAAATCGGCGGTCAGTGGAGGAGTCGGCGACGTCTACGGCGAGGATAGTGCCACTGAAGATCAAACTATTACCCCTTGGACTCACTCTGTTGCTAG CGGATACTCATTGTTGCGTGATCCAAACTACAACAAAGGGCTTGCATTCAGTGAGAAAGAAAGGGATTCCCACTATTTGCGGGGTCTTCTTCCTCCTGTAGTTGTTGATCAGGAGCTTCAG GTTGAGAAATTGATGAACAATCTGCGTCAGTATGATGTACCACTGCAAAGGTACATAGCTATGATGGATCTTCAG GAGAGAAATGAAAGGCTATTCTACAAGCTTCTCATGGAAAACGTAGAAGAGCTGCTCCCGGTAGTTTATACACCAACAGTAGGCGAAGCATGCCAGAAGTATGGTAGCATCTTCAGACGTCCTCAAGGTCTTTTTATCAGCTTGAAAGAAAA AGGCAAAATTCTTGAGGTATTAAAGAATTGGCCTGAGAAGAAAATTCAAGTAATTGTTGTAACTGATGGAGAACGAATATTGGGCCTTGGGGACCTAGGTTGCCAG GGAATGGGGATACCTGTGGGGAAACTCTCTTTATACACCGCTCTTGGAGGCGTTCGGCCGTCAGCT TGCTTGCCGATAACCATTGATGTGGGCACAAACAATGagaaattgttaaaagatgaatttTACATTGGGCTCAAGCAAAGAAGAGCTAGAGGACAG GAATATGCTGAACTCCTGGATGAATTTATGTCTGCTGTCAAGCAGAATTACGGTGAGAAAGTGCTCATTCAG TTTGAAGACTTTGGGAATCATAACGCATTTGACCTTCTTGCAAAGTATGGAACTAACCACCTTGTTTTCAATGATGACATTCAG GGGACAGCATCTGTGGTCCTTGCAGGGCTCATGTCAGCACTAAACTTGGTGGGAGGAACCTTAGCAGAGAATACATTTTTATTCCTGGGAGCTGGAGAG GCTGGTACTGGGATAGCAGAACTCATAGCTCTTGAGATGTCAAAGCAG ACTGGAGCCCCTCCAGAAGAGACGCGTAAGAAAATTTGGATGGTGGATTCTAAG GGGTTGATTGTTAGGTCTCGTATGGCGTCACTTCAACATTTTAAGAGGCCCTGGGCTCATAACCATGAGCCAGTAAAAGAACTGGTGAATGCTGTGAAG TCGATTAAGCCAACCGTCTTGATTGGGTCTTCTGGAGCTGGGAAGACGTTTACTAAAGAAGTGGTACAAGCTATGGCAACCTTCAATGAG AAACCAATTATTTTTGCTCTCTCCAACCCAACATCACAGTCTGAATGTACTGCTGAGGAGGCTTATACATGGAGTGAG GGAAGAGCCATTTTTGCTAGCGGGAGTCCATTTGCTCCAGTTGAGTACAAAGGGAAAGTCTTCGTGTCTGGCCAG GCAAATAATGCATATATCTTTCCTGGGCTTGGTCTGGGACTGATAATTTCCGGTGCAATTCGCGTTCATGATGATATGCTCCTGGCAGCCT CGGAAGCATTAGCAGCAGAAGTTAGTCAAGAGAACTTTGAGAAGGGACTAATATACCCACCattttccaacataagaaagATTTCAGCTCACATTGCTGCCAAGGTGGCAGCCAAAGCATATGAACTAG GTTTGGCCACTCGTCTACCGCAACCTGAGAACCTAGTGGCATATGCTGAGAGTTGCATGTACAGCCCCAGTTACCGTAGCTACCGCTAG
- the LOC104088096 gene encoding NADP-dependent malic enzyme, chloroplastic isoform X2, which yields MFSLNGSSFTNNSVSGVSRCLTQSPKRMLVPMVVVASVSSNVKPGDRNVSILMENTLKEMKEDAPFIEKDSKSAVSGGVGDVYGEDSATEDQTITPWTHSVASGYSLLRDPNYNKGLAFSEKERDSHYLRGLLPPVVVDQELQVEKLMNNLRQYDVPLQRYIAMMDLQERNERLFYKLLMENVEELLPVVYTPTVGEACQKYGSIFRRPQGLFISLKEKGKILEVLKNWPEKKIQVIVVTDGERILGLGDLGCQGMGIPVGKLSLYTALGGVRPSACLPITIDVGTNNEKLLKDEFYIGLKQRRARGQEYAELLDEFMSAVKQNYGEKVLIQFEDFGNHNAFDLLAKYGTNHLVFNDDIQGTASVVLAGLMSALNLVGGTLAENTFLFLGAGEAGTGIAELIALEMSKQTGAPPEETRKKIWMVDSKGLIVRSRMASLQHFKRPWAHNHEPVKELVNAVKSIKPTVLIGSSGAGKTFTKEVVQAMATFNEKPIIFALSNPTSQSECTAEEAYTWSEGRAIFASGSPFAPVEYKGKVFVSGQANNAYIFPGLGLGLIISGAIRVHDDMLLAASEALAAEVSQENFEKGLIYPPFSNIRKISAHIAAKVAAKAYELGLATRLPQPENLVAYAESCMYSPSYRSYR from the exons ATGTTCTCATTGAACGGAAGCAGTTTTACG AACAATTCGGTATCTGGGGTTTCAAGATGTTTGACTCAGTCTCCGAAAAGGATGTTAGTTCCAATGGTGGTGGTGGCGTCTGTGAGCTCAAATGTCAAACCTGGAGACCGGAATGTTAGTATTTTAATGGAGAATACTTTAAAGGAGATGAAGGAAGATGCTCCATTTATTGAAAAAGATTCAAAATCGGCGGTCAGTGGAGGAGTCGGCGACGTCTACGGCGAGGATAGTGCCACTGAAGATCAAACTATTACCCCTTGGACTCACTCTGTTGCTAG CGGATACTCATTGTTGCGTGATCCAAACTACAACAAAGGGCTTGCATTCAGTGAGAAAGAAAGGGATTCCCACTATTTGCGGGGTCTTCTTCCTCCTGTAGTTGTTGATCAGGAGCTTCAG GTTGAGAAATTGATGAACAATCTGCGTCAGTATGATGTACCACTGCAAAGGTACATAGCTATGATGGATCTTCAG GAGAGAAATGAAAGGCTATTCTACAAGCTTCTCATGGAAAACGTAGAAGAGCTGCTCCCGGTAGTTTATACACCAACAGTAGGCGAAGCATGCCAGAAGTATGGTAGCATCTTCAGACGTCCTCAAGGTCTTTTTATCAGCTTGAAAGAAAA AGGCAAAATTCTTGAGGTATTAAAGAATTGGCCTGAGAAGAAAATTCAAGTAATTGTTGTAACTGATGGAGAACGAATATTGGGCCTTGGGGACCTAGGTTGCCAG GGAATGGGGATACCTGTGGGGAAACTCTCTTTATACACCGCTCTTGGAGGCGTTCGGCCGTCAGCT TGCTTGCCGATAACCATTGATGTGGGCACAAACAATGagaaattgttaaaagatgaatttTACATTGGGCTCAAGCAAAGAAGAGCTAGAGGACAG GAATATGCTGAACTCCTGGATGAATTTATGTCTGCTGTCAAGCAGAATTACGGTGAGAAAGTGCTCATTCAG TTTGAAGACTTTGGGAATCATAACGCATTTGACCTTCTTGCAAAGTATGGAACTAACCACCTTGTTTTCAATGATGACATTCAG GGGACAGCATCTGTGGTCCTTGCAGGGCTCATGTCAGCACTAAACTTGGTGGGAGGAACCTTAGCAGAGAATACATTTTTATTCCTGGGAGCTGGAGAG GCTGGTACTGGGATAGCAGAACTCATAGCTCTTGAGATGTCAAAGCAG ACTGGAGCCCCTCCAGAAGAGACGCGTAAGAAAATTTGGATGGTGGATTCTAAG GGGTTGATTGTTAGGTCTCGTATGGCGTCACTTCAACATTTTAAGAGGCCCTGGGCTCATAACCATGAGCCAGTAAAAGAACTGGTGAATGCTGTGAAG TCGATTAAGCCAACCGTCTTGATTGGGTCTTCTGGAGCTGGGAAGACGTTTACTAAAGAAGTGGTACAAGCTATGGCAACCTTCAATGAG AAACCAATTATTTTTGCTCTCTCCAACCCAACATCACAGTCTGAATGTACTGCTGAGGAGGCTTATACATGGAGTGAG GGAAGAGCCATTTTTGCTAGCGGGAGTCCATTTGCTCCAGTTGAGTACAAAGGGAAAGTCTTCGTGTCTGGCCAG GCAAATAATGCATATATCTTTCCTGGGCTTGGTCTGGGACTGATAATTTCCGGTGCAATTCGCGTTCATGATGATATGCTCCTGGCAGCCT CGGAAGCATTAGCAGCAGAAGTTAGTCAAGAGAACTTTGAGAAGGGACTAATATACCCACCattttccaacataagaaagATTTCAGCTCACATTGCTGCCAAGGTGGCAGCCAAAGCATATGAACTAG GTTTGGCCACTCGTCTACCGCAACCTGAGAACCTAGTGGCATATGCTGAGAGTTGCATGTACAGCCCCAGTTACCGTAGCTACCGCTAG
- the LOC138908629 gene encoding uncharacterized protein, which produces MRPPSGGEEVPVLKQVKERKRKDVSGSPSLEKKKTAKRSRKTKGGYGVMSSEAVRHSRDEPEEGEENLACVRANVVIQQSSNLVEADEGTLAIIPEQEQAEIIPSRAKMIGRDTEGGSYRTVENVSRDEFSIVDIGGSPQISDAMIREAVMLEDRSYEGIQESADIHGFLEGLESGSSEEVTGFGGMSASVLHHEAFLRIRDEHDVEVRSLTEKSDSYKLLSEKLRADLTAAREEHEKMAEQVFRMFHDSEDEKEITSNDPILQVRHRIEQIGRLNSQVDALLAEAEEFQKCMDNLASKKEIVEAQLELSDAQLRSAKENALGLIEKMKELQHWLDSASLDKADLTKELEVGRSEVAEANKRVDAKVAQFRIDVEVNQAKVASMVEHAK; this is translated from the exons atgaggccGCCATCTGGTGGCGAAGAAGTTCCTGTCCTGAAGCAGGtgaaagaaaggaagagaaaagacgtaTCGGGCTCCCCGAGCTTGGAAAAGAAGAAAACCGCTAAGAGATCTCGAAAGACGAAGGGGGGCTATGGTGTTATGTCTTCGGAAGCAGTCCGCCATTCaagggacgagcccgaagaaggagaggagaatttagcttgcgtacgggctaatgttgtgattcaacagtcTTCCAATTTGGTGGAAGCAGATGAGGGAACCTTGGCCATAATCCCAGAACAAGAACAAGCcgagattatcccttctcgaGCTAAGATGATTGGAAGGGATACCGAGGGTGGATCTTATCGGACAGTAGAAAATGTTTCAAGGGATGAGTTCAGTATAGTTGACATTGGCGGATCCCCACAAATTTCGGATGCCATGATTCGAGAGGCcgtcatgttggaggatcggtcctatgagggtattcaggagtcgGCCGATATCCACGGTTTTCTGGAGGGGCTCGAGTCAGGTTCCTCGGAGGAGGTTACCGGTTTTGGTGGAATGTCG GCTTCGGTGTTAcatcacgaggcctttcttcGAATCAGGGATGAGCATGACGTCGAGGTTcggagcctcactgagaagagtgactcgtacaagcttcttagtgagaaacttcgagcagatttgacagcGGCTCGGGAAGAACATGAgaagatggctgagcaggtattccgaatgttccatgatagtgaagatgaaaagGAGATAACCTCTAacgatccgattctgcaggttcggcataggatcgagcagattggacggcttaactcacaggtagatgcgctactggccgaggcagaagaatttCAAAAGTGTATGGATAATCTTGCCTCAAAAAAGGAAATCGTCGAAGCTCAGTTGGAGTTGTCAGATGCCCAACTTCGATCCGCGAAGGAAAATGCTTTGGGGCtgatcgaaaagatgaaagagcttcagcatTGGTTAGATTCGGCCAGTTTAGATAAAGCAGATTTGACCAAAGAACTCGAAGTGGGCAGATCTGAAGTGGCCGAGGCTAACAAAAGAGTCGATGCCAAGGTggctcagttcaggatcgatgtcgaGGTTAATCAAGCCAAAGTTgcgagcatggtcgaacatgcaaagTGA